The following proteins come from a genomic window of Pseudomonas cichorii:
- a CDS encoding CinA family protein, giving the protein MDEITRLAASLGKHLQAIKAQVTTAESCTGGGIAEAITRIGGSSAWFEAGYVTYSNTQKTRQLDVPAELFVTHGAVSQPVVEAMVRGAQEKSGARFAVAVSGVAGPGGGSAEKPVGTVWLSWGMGETLVAQRRQFDGDRDEVRRQTVKAALEGLIQLAVGEMPKQG; this is encoded by the coding sequence GTGGATGAAATAACCCGGCTTGCTGCCTCTCTCGGCAAGCATCTGCAAGCCATCAAGGCTCAGGTGACGACCGCCGAGTCCTGCACGGGCGGCGGGATTGCCGAAGCCATTACCCGTATCGGCGGTAGCTCTGCCTGGTTTGAGGCAGGCTATGTAACCTATTCCAATACTCAGAAAACCCGCCAGCTCGATGTGCCTGCCGAGCTGTTTGTGACGCATGGTGCAGTCAGCCAGCCCGTCGTGGAAGCCATGGTGCGTGGTGCGCAGGAGAAAAGTGGTGCTCGTTTCGCCGTTGCCGTCAGTGGCGTGGCAGGGCCTGGCGGTGGTTCGGCTGAAAAGCCGGTCGGCACTGTATGGCTGTCCTGGGGCATGGGAGAGACGCTTGTCGCTCAGCGTCGACAGTTCGACGGCGATCGCGATGAAGTGCGCCGACAAACGGTGAAGGCCGCGCTAGAGGGGCTGATACAGCTTGCTGTTGGAGAAATGCCAAAACAGGGGTAG
- the recA gene encoding recombinase RecA, with protein MDDNKKKALAAALGQIERQFGKGAVMRMGDHDRQAIPSISTGSLGLDIALGIGGLPKGRIVEIYGPESSGKTTLTLSVIAQAQKAGATCAFVDAEHALDPEYAGKLGVNVDDLLVSQPDTGEQALEITDMLVRSNAVDVIVVDSVAALVPKAEIEGEMGDMHVGLQARLMSQALRKITGNIKNANCLVIFINQIRMKIGVMFGSPETTTGGNALKFYASVRLDIRRTGAVKEGDEVVGSETRVKIVKNKVAPPFRQAEFQILYGKGIYLNGEIIDLAVLHGFVEKSGAWYSYQGSKIGQGKANSAKFLADNPEIGSALEKQIRDKLLTPGVDTKAVGSRESADADDMAEIDADI; from the coding sequence ATGGACGACAACAAGAAGAAAGCCTTGGCTGCGGCCCTGGGTCAGATCGAGCGTCAATTCGGTAAAGGTGCCGTAATGCGCATGGGTGACCATGACCGTCAGGCTATTCCTTCTATTTCCACCGGTTCGCTGGGTCTGGATATCGCGCTGGGTATCGGCGGCTTGCCTAAAGGCCGGATCGTTGAAATCTACGGTCCAGAGTCTTCGGGTAAAACCACGCTGACCCTTTCGGTCATCGCTCAAGCCCAGAAAGCAGGTGCAACCTGTGCGTTCGTCGATGCCGAGCACGCACTGGACCCTGAATACGCCGGCAAGCTGGGCGTCAATGTCGACGACCTGCTGGTTTCGCAGCCGGACACCGGTGAGCAGGCGCTGGAAATCACCGACATGCTGGTGCGCTCCAATGCCGTTGACGTCATCGTCGTCGACTCCGTGGCTGCACTGGTACCCAAGGCCGAAATCGAAGGCGAAATGGGTGACATGCACGTGGGTCTGCAGGCTCGCCTGATGTCCCAGGCGTTGCGCAAGATCACCGGTAACATCAAGAACGCCAACTGCCTCGTCATCTTCATCAACCAGATCCGTATGAAGATCGGCGTGATGTTCGGCAGCCCGGAAACCACCACCGGTGGTAACGCCCTGAAGTTCTACGCCTCGGTACGTCTGGATATTCGCCGTACCGGCGCCGTGAAAGAAGGCGATGAAGTGGTGGGTAGCGAAACCCGTGTCAAGATCGTGAAGAACAAGGTGGCTCCGCCGTTCCGTCAGGCAGAGTTCCAGATTCTTTACGGCAAGGGCATCTACCTCAACGGTGAGATCATCGACCTGGCTGTGTTGCATGGCTTTGTCGAGAAGTCCGGCGCGTGGTACAGCTACCAAGGCAGCAAGATCGGTCAGGGTAAAGCCAACTCGGCCAAGTTCCTGGCGGATAACCCGGAAATCGGTTCGGCACTTGAGAAGCAGATTCGCGACAAGCTGCTGACTCCAGGCGTCGACACCAAGGCTGTAGGCTCCCGTGAATCAGCCGATGCCGATGACATGGCTGAAATCGACGCCGATATCTGA
- the recX gene encoding recombination regulator RecX, which translates to MPVVLDTTVAVRRTAMDLLARREHGRVELTRKLRQRGASPEHIESALDRLVEEGLLSESRYLESFVSSKARSGYGPLRIREELGQRGLQRGDIEEALRECGVDWQARLYETWQRKFAGRLPADARERAQQGRFLSYRGYPLDMIGRLLSGLGEDD; encoded by the coding sequence ATGCCAGTTGTGCTCGATACCACTGTCGCTGTACGACGAACCGCAATGGACCTGCTCGCTAGGCGCGAGCACGGTCGAGTCGAGCTGACGCGCAAATTGCGTCAGCGCGGCGCTTCTCCAGAGCATATCGAGTCCGCCCTTGATCGTCTGGTCGAGGAAGGTCTGCTCTCTGAATCCCGCTACCTTGAAAGCTTCGTTTCCTCCAAAGCGCGTTCTGGCTATGGGCCTTTGCGTATCCGTGAGGAACTGGGGCAGCGTGGCTTGCAGCGTGGGGATATTGAAGAAGCGCTCAGAGAGTGCGGTGTCGACTGGCAAGCCCGCTTGTACGAAACCTGGCAGCGCAAGTTCGCTGGCAGGTTGCCTGCTGATGCGCGAGAGCGTGCCCAGCAAGGCCGCTTCCTGAGTTATCGCGGGTATCCGCTGGATATGATCGGCCGCTTGTTGAGCGGCCTAGGTGAGGATGATTAG
- a CDS encoding LOG family protein produces MPYVPNDVLSQHFQSNGLDITSKIEEHIKQVAPDSPNLPLYRDMILTVLRMAEDGRNRWDAKITLQTLRELDRAFRVLERFKGRRKVTVFGSARTPVEHPLYAQARNLGEKLARSDMMVITGAGGGIMAAAHEGAGRNSSLGFNITLPFEQHANATVEGTENLLPFHFFFTRKLFFVKEADALVLCPGGFGTLDEALEVLTLIQTGKSPLVPVVLLDTPGGNFWQSALDFIKNQLEDNHYILPADMKLMRLVYSTDEAVEEINRFYSNFHSSRWLKNTFVIRMHHPLSEQAMAHIQKAFADICSSEDFHQHSYQGEEHDEAQFSNLTRLAFAFTGRNQGRLRELIDYINLPESLARKA; encoded by the coding sequence ATGCCGTATGTACCTAACGATGTTCTATCGCAACACTTTCAGAGCAATGGTCTGGATATCACCAGCAAGATCGAAGAGCACATCAAGCAGGTCGCTCCCGACAGTCCCAACCTGCCCCTTTATCGGGACATGATCCTCACCGTACTACGCATGGCCGAAGATGGCCGAAATCGCTGGGACGCCAAGATAACGCTGCAAACCCTGCGCGAACTGGACAGAGCCTTCCGGGTGCTGGAACGTTTCAAGGGGCGCCGCAAGGTGACGGTGTTCGGCTCGGCACGCACGCCGGTGGAACATCCTCTGTATGCACAGGCCAGAAACCTGGGGGAAAAGCTGGCGCGTTCCGACATGATGGTCATCACCGGTGCCGGTGGCGGCATCATGGCTGCCGCACATGAAGGTGCCGGACGTAACAGCAGCTTGGGCTTCAATATCACCCTGCCCTTCGAGCAGCATGCCAACGCGACGGTGGAAGGCACTGAAAACCTCCTGCCGTTCCACTTCTTCTTTACCCGCAAGCTGTTCTTCGTCAAGGAAGCCGATGCGCTGGTGCTATGCCCGGGCGGCTTCGGCACTCTGGACGAAGCACTTGAAGTGCTGACACTGATCCAGACCGGCAAAAGCCCGCTGGTGCCTGTGGTTTTGCTGGATACACCGGGCGGAAACTTCTGGCAGAGCGCACTGGACTTCATCAAGAATCAGTTGGAGGACAACCACTACATTCTGCCAGCCGACATGAAACTGATGCGGCTGGTTTACAGCACCGATGAAGCAGTCGAAGAAATCAACCGGTTCTACAGCAACTTCCACTCCAGTCGCTGGCTGAAGAACACGTTCGTGATTCGCATGCATCACCCGCTCAGCGAGCAGGCAATGGCGCACATCCAGAAAGCCTTTGCCGATATCTGCAGCAGCGAGGACTTCCATCAGCACAGTTATCAGGGGGAAGAGCACGACGAAGCGCAATTCAGTAACCTGACACGCCTCGCCTTCGCATTCACAGGGCGTAATCAGGGCCGGCTTCGCGAGTTGATCGACTACATCAACCTGCCGGAGAGCCTTGCCCGAAAAGCCTGA
- a CDS encoding quorum-sensing-regulated virulence factor family protein: MLRLIAPTLTLLLVAPLAAQAASKQEFELSTMLEKVAKESSVGTPRAINEDILDQGYTVNGKELINHLSVRAGQAQQMRANPDAVRSQLGNSVCHNNGYRQLMTKGAVLKYQFTEYKTNRPVISQTFQASDCAVKKSGK; encoded by the coding sequence ATGCTGCGCCTCATCGCCCCAACCCTTACGCTTTTGCTCGTCGCCCCTCTGGCCGCGCAGGCAGCGTCAAAGCAGGAATTCGAACTCAGCACCATGCTGGAAAAAGTCGCGAAGGAAAGCAGCGTCGGCACGCCACGGGCAATCAACGAAGACATCCTGGACCAGGGTTACACCGTCAACGGCAAGGAGTTGATCAACCACCTGAGCGTGCGTGCAGGCCAGGCGCAGCAGATGCGTGCCAATCCGGACGCCGTCCGCAGCCAGCTGGGCAACAGCGTTTGCCACAACAACGGTTATCGTCAGTTGATGACCAAAGGTGCCGTGCTGAAATATCAATTCACTGAATACAAGACCAATCGTCCGGTCATCAGCCAGACATTCCAGGCTTCGGACTGCGCGGTCAAGAAATCCGGCAAGTAA
- a CDS encoding tRNA-uridine aminocarboxypropyltransferase, producing MSHAVSRLRDQRLARSTKPFIARGSRAPRCPDCRVISSYCLCGWRPKVAATSGMCLLMYDTEPLKPTNTGWLIADVIEDTHAFGWSRIEVDEQLLALLDDPQWQPYIVFPGEFVAKERVVTRVALEEGKRPLFILLDATWTEARKMFRKSPYLERFPVLSLEPEQISRYRLRRSRRDDHFCTAEVAALCLELAEDTSASSVLDAYLDVFSAHYLGAKFQRPIDPDDAAHRYLKAFL from the coding sequence ATGAGCCATGCTGTTTCCCGCCTGCGCGATCAGCGTCTGGCCCGTAGCACCAAGCCCTTCATTGCCCGTGGTTCCCGGGCACCACGCTGTCCGGATTGCCGGGTGATTTCCAGCTATTGTCTGTGTGGGTGGCGGCCTAAAGTCGCGGCAACCTCGGGCATGTGCCTGCTGATGTATGACACCGAGCCGTTGAAGCCGACCAACACCGGCTGGCTGATCGCTGATGTCATCGAGGACACCCACGCCTTTGGCTGGTCGCGCATCGAAGTCGACGAGCAATTGTTGGCCTTGCTGGATGACCCGCAGTGGCAGCCCTATATTGTCTTTCCGGGTGAGTTCGTCGCCAAAGAGCGGGTCGTGACCCGTGTGGCTCTTGAAGAGGGCAAGCGTCCGCTGTTCATTCTGCTGGATGCGACCTGGACCGAAGCGCGCAAGATGTTCCGCAAGAGCCCTTACCTTGAGCGGTTTCCGGTACTGAGCCTGGAGCCGGAGCAGATTTCGCGTTACCGGTTGCGTCGTTCCCGTCGCGATGACCATTTCTGTACGGCCGAGGTCGCCGCGCTTTGTCTGGAGCTGGCTGAAGACACCAGTGCCAGCAGTGTGCTGGATGCTTATCTGGACGTATTCAGCGCCCATTATCTGGGTGCCAAGTTCCAGAGACCGATCGATCCGGACGATGCCGCTCACCGTTATCTGAAGGCTTTTCTTTGA
- the erdR gene encoding response regulator transcription factor ErdR has protein sequence MTYDILIADDHPLFRSALHQALSIGLGPDVRLVEAESIAQIESHLAQKTDWDLVLLDLNMPGAYGFSGLVLLRGQYPQIPVVMISAQEEASIVVRSREFGASGFIPKSSPLETIQQAVRTVLEGDVWWPPQVNEVVSVSDEAKAASAGLASLTPQQFRVLTMVCEGLLNKQIAYELSVSEATIKAHVTAIFRKLGVRTRTQAALLLQQLESVSAN, from the coding sequence ATGACCTACGACATCCTGATCGCCGATGATCATCCGCTGTTTCGTAGCGCGTTGCATCAGGCGTTGAGCATCGGCCTGGGGCCTGATGTGCGGCTGGTCGAGGCAGAGAGCATTGCCCAGATCGAATCTCACCTGGCGCAGAAGACTGACTGGGATCTTGTCCTGCTGGATCTGAACATGCCGGGTGCCTATGGTTTTTCCGGGCTGGTCTTGCTGCGGGGTCAGTATCCGCAGATTCCGGTGGTCATGATTTCGGCCCAGGAAGAGGCTTCAATCGTGGTGCGCTCCCGTGAGTTCGGCGCCAGCGGCTTCATTCCCAAGTCCAGTCCCCTGGAAACCATCCAGCAGGCGGTACGCACCGTGCTTGAGGGGGATGTCTGGTGGCCGCCGCAAGTCAATGAAGTGGTCAGTGTGTCGGATGAAGCCAAGGCGGCCAGTGCCGGCCTTGCCAGCCTGACGCCGCAGCAGTTCCGCGTATTGACCATGGTCTGTGAAGGCTTGTTGAACAAGCAGATCGCCTATGAGCTCAGCGTTTCCGAAGCAACCATCAAGGCTCATGTCACGGCGATTTTCCGCAAGCTCGGCGTTCGCACGCGCACTCAGGCTGCGTTGTTGCTGCAACAGCTGGAATCGGTTTCGGCCAATTGA
- a CDS encoding diacylglycerol kinase, whose protein sequence is MPSPFKGQTGLKRILNAAGYSFDGLSAAFKGEAAFRQLVLLNVVLIPLSFVINVSRGEHALLIAVCLLALIVELLNSAVEAAIDRISLDLHPLSKNAKDMGSAAQLVALSMIAVVWGVILLG, encoded by the coding sequence ATGCCTTCACCCTTCAAGGGCCAGACCGGCCTGAAACGTATCCTCAATGCTGCAGGTTATTCCTTTGACGGTCTGTCGGCCGCCTTCAAGGGGGAAGCGGCCTTTCGTCAACTGGTGCTGCTCAATGTCGTGCTGATTCCGTTGTCCTTCGTGATCAACGTCAGCCGTGGCGAGCATGCCCTGTTGATTGCCGTATGCCTGCTGGCCCTGATCGTCGAGCTGCTCAACTCGGCAGTCGAAGCGGCCATTGACCGCATTTCTCTGGATCTGCACCCGTTGTCCAAGAACGCCAAGGACATGGGCAGTGCCGCCCAACTGGTCGCGCTGAGCATGATCGCCGTGGTCTGGGGAGTGATCCTGCTCGGCTGA
- a CDS encoding LysR family transcriptional regulator encodes MRFTLRQLQVFVAVAQQESVSRAAVMLSLSQSAASTSITELERQSSCQLFDRAGKRLSLNATGRQLLPQAVALLDQAKEIEDLLNGKSGFGSLAVGATLTIGNYLATLLIGGFMQRHPESQVKLHVQNTAHIVQQVAHYEIDLGLIEGDCSHPDIEVQSWVEDELVVFCAPQHPLAKRGHASLAELTREAWILREQGSGTRLTFDQAMRHHRNGLNVRLELEHTEAIKRAVESGLGIGCISRLALRDAFRRGSLVALDTPELDLSRQFYFIWHKQKYQTSAMREFLELCRAFTAGVQRSDEIVIPSLY; translated from the coding sequence ATGCGATTTACTCTTCGTCAGCTTCAAGTCTTCGTCGCCGTTGCCCAGCAGGAAAGCGTGTCCCGGGCAGCGGTCATGCTCTCTCTCTCGCAATCGGCGGCCAGCACATCCATCACCGAGCTGGAGCGCCAGTCCAGCTGCCAGTTGTTCGATCGCGCCGGCAAGCGATTGAGCCTCAACGCGACCGGACGCCAGTTACTGCCCCAGGCGGTGGCTCTGCTGGATCAGGCCAAGGAAATCGAAGACCTGCTGAACGGCAAGTCCGGCTTCGGCTCACTGGCAGTCGGCGCCACACTGACCATCGGCAATTACCTGGCGACCCTGCTGATCGGCGGGTTCATGCAGCGTCACCCGGAAAGCCAGGTCAAGCTGCATGTCCAGAACACTGCGCATATCGTGCAGCAGGTGGCGCATTACGAAATTGATCTGGGTCTGATCGAAGGCGATTGCAGCCACCCCGATATCGAAGTGCAGTCCTGGGTCGAAGATGAGCTGGTGGTGTTCTGCGCTCCCCAGCATCCACTGGCCAAACGCGGCCATGCCAGCCTGGCGGAACTGACACGTGAAGCCTGGATTCTGCGTGAACAGGGCTCGGGCACACGGCTGACCTTTGATCAGGCCATGCGTCATCACCGTAACGGGTTGAATGTGCGTCTTGAGCTGGAACACACCGAAGCCATCAAGCGAGCGGTGGAATCGGGGCTGGGCATCGGCTGTATTTCCCGGCTGGCCCTGCGCGATGCGTTTCGACGTGGCAGCCTCGTGGCTCTGGATACGCCGGAGCTGGATCTGTCGCGGCAGTTCTACTTCATCTGGCACAAGCAGAAGTACCAGACCTCTGCCATGCGAGAGTTTCTCGAGTTGTGCCGCGCCTTTACCGCCGGGGTCCAGCGCAGCGACGAAATCGTGATACCCAGCCTGTACTGA
- the fpr gene encoding ferredoxin-NADP reductase, whose protein sequence is MSNMNHERVLSVHHWNDTLFSFKCTRDPGLRFENGQFVMIGLQQPNGRPLMRAYSIASPNWEEHLEFFSIKVPDGPLTSQLQHLKEGDEIIISKKPTGTLVLDDLKPGKHLYLLSTGTGLAPFMSVIQDPETYERFEKVILCHGVRYVNEVAYREFITEHLPQNEFFGEALRDKLIYYPTVTREPFENEGRLTDLMRSGKLFSDIGLPPINPQDDRAMLCGSPSMLDETSEVLNSFGLTVSPRMREPGDYLIERAFVEK, encoded by the coding sequence ATGAGCAACATGAACCACGAGCGTGTCCTCAGCGTCCATCACTGGAACGACACTCTCTTCAGTTTCAAGTGCACCCGCGATCCGGGTCTGCGTTTCGAGAACGGTCAGTTCGTGATGATCGGTCTTCAGCAGCCTAACGGTCGTCCGCTCATGCGCGCCTATTCGATTGCCAGCCCGAACTGGGAAGAGCATCTGGAATTCTTCAGCATCAAGGTGCCTGATGGTCCGCTGACCTCGCAGTTGCAGCACCTCAAGGAAGGCGACGAGATCATCATCAGCAAGAAGCCTACGGGCACTCTGGTTCTGGATGACCTCAAGCCTGGCAAGCATCTGTACCTGCTGAGCACCGGTACTGGTCTTGCGCCGTTCATGAGCGTCATTCAGGACCCGGAAACCTACGAGCGTTTCGAGAAGGTCATCCTGTGCCACGGCGTACGTTACGTGAACGAAGTCGCTTACCGCGAATTCATCACCGAGCACCTGCCGCAGAACGAGTTCTTCGGTGAAGCGCTGCGCGACAAGCTGATCTACTACCCGACCGTTACCCGTGAGCCTTTCGAGAACGAAGGCCGCCTGACCGATCTGATGCGCAGCGGCAAGCTGTTCAGCGACATCGGTCTGCCACCGATCAATCCTCAGGACGATCGCGCCATGCTGTGCGGTAGCCCGAGCATGCTTGATGAAACCAGCGAAGTGCTGAACAGCTTCGGCCTGACAGTCTCCCCACGCATGCGTGAGCCGGGCGACTACCTGATCGAGCGTGCATTCGTCGAGAAGTAA
- the tsaA gene encoding tRNA (N6-threonylcarbamoyladenosine(37)-N6)-methyltransferase TrmO, protein MTYNVSPVGFVRSCFKEKFAIPRQPQLAPAARGCLELVAPFDQGEAVQGLEQVSHVWLLFLFHQALEDKPRLKVRPPRLGGNQSMGVFATRATHRPNGIGQSVVRLDKVEAGRLWISGIDLLDGTPVLDIKPYVPYADALPHASNRIASAAPELIPVHWEDSALLQAREHAQRLDEPLVELIEQCLAQDPRPAYQVPAPERRYGAQFWDMDVRWHYPQPGMIRVLEVVPAKNPAQ, encoded by the coding sequence GTGACCTACAACGTCTCTCCTGTCGGTTTCGTGCGTTCCTGCTTCAAGGAGAAATTCGCGATTCCGCGCCAGCCACAACTGGCTCCCGCCGCCCGTGGCTGCCTGGAGCTGGTTGCGCCCTTTGATCAGGGTGAAGCCGTACAAGGCCTGGAACAGGTCAGCCATGTGTGGCTGCTGTTTCTGTTCCATCAGGCTCTGGAAGACAAGCCACGCCTCAAGGTGCGTCCGCCACGCCTGGGTGGCAACCAGTCCATGGGCGTGTTCGCCACCCGTGCAACGCACCGGCCCAATGGCATCGGGCAATCCGTGGTCAGGCTGGACAAGGTCGAGGCGGGGCGGCTCTGGATTTCCGGTATCGACCTGCTTGACGGCACGCCGGTGCTGGATATCAAGCCCTATGTGCCTTATGCCGATGCCCTGCCCCATGCAAGCAACCGCATTGCTAGTGCGGCACCGGAACTGATCCCTGTTCACTGGGAGGACAGCGCGCTGCTGCAAGCCCGTGAGCACGCACAACGCCTTGACGAGCCACTGGTGGAACTGATCGAGCAATGCCTGGCTCAGGACCCGCGTCCGGCCTATCAGGTGCCTGCGCCGGAACGTCGCTACGGCGCGCAGTTCTGGGATATGGACGTGCGCTGGCATTATCCGCAGCCGGGGATGATCCGGGTGCTTGAGGTTGTGCCAGCTAAAAATCCCGCCCAATAA
- a CDS encoding YehS family protein, with amino-acid sequence MMNNDVLRSVRYMLDISDNKIVEITRLTGFEITKNDVIAFTKKEEEEGYLDCSDEIMAHFLDGLVIFKRGKDDSRPPQPIELPITNNIVLKKLRVAFELKEDDMHDILKSVNFPVSKPELSALFRKVGHNNYRECGDQLLRNFLKGLTLRVRG; translated from the coding sequence ATGATGAACAACGATGTACTGCGCAGCGTGCGCTATATGCTGGATATCAGCGACAACAAGATTGTCGAGATCACCAGGCTCACCGGCTTTGAAATCACCAAAAACGACGTGATCGCTTTCACCAAGAAGGAAGAGGAAGAAGGCTACCTCGATTGCAGCGATGAAATCATGGCCCATTTTCTCGATGGACTGGTGATCTTCAAGCGCGGCAAGGACGACAGCCGTCCACCACAGCCCATCGAACTGCCGATCACCAACAACATCGTGCTCAAGAAACTGCGTGTCGCCTTTGAACTCAAGGAAGACGACATGCACGACATCCTCAAGTCCGTGAACTTCCCGGTGTCCAAACCGGAGCTCAGTGCCCTGTTCCGCAAGGTCGGCCACAACAACTACCGCGAATGCGGCGACCAGTTGCTGCGCAACTTCCTCAAGGGCCTGACCTTGCGCGTACGCGGCTGA
- a CDS encoding rRNA pseudouridine synthase, translated as MTDPIRLSKRLIELVGCSRREAELYIEGGWVTVDGEVVEEPQFKVENQKVELSPDARAETPEAVTIILHKPASASVESALQMITPGTLSQEHSFGKRPLKGHFLRLEAISTLQANASGLMVFSQDWKILRKLTDDRSKIEQEYVVEVSGEMVAHGLNRLNHGLSYKGKELPAVKASWQNENRLRFAMKNPQPGIIAQLCEAVGLKIVAVRRIRIGGVSMGKLPEGQWRYMTAKEKF; from the coding sequence ATGACAGACCCCATTCGCCTTTCCAAACGCCTTATCGAACTGGTCGGCTGCTCCCGTCGCGAGGCTGAACTGTATATCGAGGGCGGCTGGGTGACCGTGGATGGCGAGGTGGTCGAAGAGCCGCAGTTCAAGGTCGAAAACCAGAAGGTCGAACTCAGCCCCGACGCCAGGGCCGAAACCCCGGAAGCCGTCACGATCATTCTGCACAAACCGGCCTCGGCCAGTGTCGAAAGCGCGCTGCAAATGATTACCCCGGGTACCCTTTCCCAGGAACACAGCTTCGGCAAGCGCCCGCTCAAGGGGCACTTCCTGCGCCTTGAAGCGATTTCGACCCTGCAAGCCAATGCCAGCGGCCTGATGGTGTTCAGCCAGGACTGGAAAATCCTGCGCAAGCTCACCGACGACCGCAGCAAGATAGAGCAGGAATATGTCGTGGAAGTCTCGGGCGAGATGGTTGCCCATGGCCTCAACCGTCTGAACCATGGCCTTAGCTACAAAGGCAAGGAACTGCCTGCCGTCAAAGCCAGCTGGCAGAACGAGAACCGCCTGCGCTTTGCCATGAAGAACCCGCAGCCCGGCATTATTGCCCAACTGTGCGAGGCCGTGGGCCTCAAGATCGTCGCAGTCCGGCGCATCCGCATCGGTGGCGTCTCCATGGGCAAACTGCCTGAGGGCCAGTGGCGCTACATGACGGCCAAGGAAAAATTCTAA
- a CDS encoding GNAT family N-acetyltransferase, with amino-acid sequence MDLYTPEQNDFQELANLWERSVRATHDFLPDSYIAMLKELLLTQYLGSVTLFCTRDAHLKITGFAGISLYKLEMLFVDPEHRGQGLGKHLLDHAIEYFNINELDVNEQNPQALGFYRRQGFEVIHRSELDGLGQPYPILRMRR; translated from the coding sequence ATGGACCTGTACACGCCCGAGCAAAACGACTTTCAGGAACTGGCCAACCTCTGGGAACGCTCGGTACGTGCGACCCACGACTTCCTGCCCGATAGCTACATCGCCATGCTCAAAGAGCTGCTGCTCACGCAGTACCTGGGTTCGGTCACCCTGTTCTGCACCCGCGACGCACACTTGAAGATCACAGGCTTTGCAGGCATCAGCCTGTACAAGCTGGAAATGCTGTTTGTCGATCCCGAACATCGCGGTCAGGGCCTGGGCAAGCACCTGCTTGACCATGCCATCGAGTATTTCAACATCAACGAGCTGGACGTCAACGAACAAAACCCGCAAGCCCTGGGGTTTTATCGCAGGCAAGGTTTCGAGGTGATCCACCGCAGCGAACTGGACGGGCTTGGGCAACCTTATCCGATCCTGAGAATGCGGCGCTAG